DNA sequence from the Thermus hydrothermalis genome:
AGGGGCTTCCCCCGAACTGGAAGGTGTCTCCGAACCGCCGGGGGAGGCCATAGACCACGCCAAGGCGCATCATCGCTAGGGAGAGCAAAGCCATGCCTAGGCCAAAGAGCCAAGGTTGCCAGGCGGCCAGGCGCGGCAAGACCACTTTCCGGCGGAAAAGAAGGGGAAGGAGGTAGTAGGTTAGCCCCATAAAGGCGAGGCTTGTCCCCACCACCACAGTTCCCTTGAAGTGGCCCACCACGGCCAGGGTATTGTGCCACTTCAGGTTCATGTCGTAAGAACCCATGGTTACGCCGCTTACGCCGCCCAGCAGGCCAAAGAGGAGTACGGAAAGGAAAAGGGCGGAGAACCCGGGATTCCCCCAGGGGGCGCGAAGGAGCCAGGTGAAAAGCCCTTGGGAAAACCCCTTTATACGTAACCCACGTTCAATGGCGGCGGGCACGGAAAAGGCATGAATCAGGCTTCCCAGGACGGCCACGTGGATGAGGTAGCCGGTGTTCACCCAGGTCCAAGCGCTGGAGAGCGCTCCTGTCGGTTCGGTGAGGAGGTGGTGAGCCGAGCCCAGGTTAATCCCTAGCAGGTAAAGCAGAAATGCGATGCGGGATAACCTTTCGCTCGGAGTTGTGCCCCCCACGGTGAAGAGGGCCAGGAGGTACCACGCGGTGACCATGGCGGCAAGGTTGACCTGTTGGGCTCCGTGGCCGAAACCCCAGTAGGTATGCCGCCACCACAAGGGATCTAGGCTCGGTAGGAGGCCTAAGGACCAGAGAAAAGCGGGGATGAAAGCGATCGCCCCCGAGAGGAGGGTGGAGGTGGCCAGGATAGCGGCGGTGAGCGCCCCGAAGGCGGCCAGGGGCATGGAGGGGCCGTAGGCCTTTGTCTTCCAGGCGCGGTGGAGGGTGAGGAAGAAAACGAGGACGGCCAAGATGGCACCCACGGCGAAGAGAAGGACCGCTAGGTAGAAAAGAGAAGGGGCCTTTAGGGGCACGTAGGGGGTAAAGGGCAGGAACGAAAGGGGCTGGGCCATGCCCAGGTAGTTGATGAGGACCGCCCCGCCTAGCATGAGCCCGAACCCTCCCCATGCCAGCTGGGGCAGGGCTAGGGGCGTTTTGAGGATGGCGGACGCAGCGAAGTAGAGGAGGGCCACCTCAAAGAAGAGGATCCAGAAAATGAGCATGTTCCAGCCGTGCAGGAAGGTGGCCTGATAGTACAGGTTGGGGGGAACCACTTCGGGTCCAAGAACCCGGTTCAAGGTGGTGGGAATTACCCAGAGAAAACCCAGAAGCAGGAAGACCACAGCGGCCACAGCGTTCCACCGAACCAGGGTTTCGGCAACGCCAAAGAGCTTAAGCCCTGTGGCAGGGCAGGTGCGTTCTAGAGGCAGGGCCATGCTTCACCTCCTTGACTTCTCCACCAGGATTCTTCCCAGCATGGTGTGGTGTCCCAAGCCGCAGTAGTCGTTGCAGACGAGGGTGTATTCGCCGGCCTCGGTGGGTTTAAAGGTATACACCCACTCATAGCCCGGGTAAAGCTGGAGGCTCCACTCGTGGGGGTAAAGGCTAAAGCCGTGGGGGAAGTCCACAGAGCCCACATGGAGCCTGTAGGTTTCCCCTTCTTCAAGCTTTAGGACAGGGTACCAGCTGAAGGCTTGAGCCATAAGGTAAATGTCGCCAGGGGGTGGAGCCACCACGGGGATCCCGTTCAGCTCTCCCACGCGGTGCTGCTCGGTGAACTCCAAGACCTTTTGCCGATAGGCCTGGGGGTCCACCCGGTACGCCTCGCCATGGGTGGTTTGGCGGCCTGTAAGGTGCCATATGCCCATGAAGGCGGATAAGAAAACGATGGCGAAGAGGGCCGCCAGGGTCAACCAGGTCCGCTCTTCGGGAGTAACGGGTTCATTGTGCCAGTCCTTGGGAGGATAAAGGGCCATAGGGACCTCCTTAAGGCTTGGGGATACGGCTGATGTCCAGCCAACCCCACACGAGGTAGAGGCCGACAAAGAGGACCACGTGGATGCCGAGGAGGAGCCAGGGGTTGTCCAAGAGCCAGTGTTCCTTTTCGGGCATGTGCCACCTCCTTTAACTACGACCTACACATCCGAGTTTTATGGAAGGCCGGAAGGGTGTCAAGTACAAAAGTCCCTGGGCGGCTCTCCTAAACTTGGCCTATGCCCTTGTGGCTTCCTTCCCTGATGGCCCTCCTGCCGGCTCACCTACAGAGTCTGGGTGCGGGATTGGGCTGGAAAGGGTTCTGTGGGGACCTGTTGGCAAGCCTGGGACAAAGGGCATATGGGGGAGCGGCGGAAGCCTTTTTTTACGAGAGCGTGTTGTTGTGGGGGTTAATCCTTCAGGGGGGGCTAGGCTATACCCTTCTTTTCCTCAGCTTGGTTCTTCCGGAGGCTTTGAAGGGGGGTGTGGGAACCTTGCTCCGGGCCTCTTCAGGGCTTTTGGCCCTAAGCCTTGCGGCCTTCTACTTGGCCTCGAGGCTCCTTGGTCTGCCCCTTCCCACCCCTTACGGCCTCGCATGGGGAGGACGGGCGGCCTGGGACCCCTTGGGCGGGTTTTTGGCCCTATGGGAGCTATTGGTGTTTTGGATCTTCTTGCGGCGCTAGGGTGGGGATCCGCCACCAGAGGAAGTAGATCCCATAGGCAATGAGGAGGAGCACGAGGATCCGGACCCAAGGGTGGGGGAGGCTAAGGGTGCCGAAAAGCGCCGCTGCCAAGGCTAGGCCGCTGGCTAAGCGTTTGGTGCGGAGGGGTATGCCGCGGCCTTCCCGGTAGTTCTGGAGCAGAGGGCCGATCCTGGGCAAGGAGAGCAGCCAGCGTTCCAAGCCAGGGTGGCTGCGGGAAAAGAGATAAACGGCGACCAGGAACAGCGGGGTGGCGGGGAGGACGGGAAGCACGGTTCCCAAAAACCCTAACCCGGTGAAGAGTAGGCCGAGTAGGAGATAAACGAGCCGCATAGCTCGTAGTCTATGCCTGCGCTGTGGGGTTTGGCCTTGGGTTATGTCAAGGCCTAACCCTGTCCCAGGATGAGGGCTAGATCGGGACATCTGCCACAAGGACACCTGTCCTTGGGGGTGGGTGCTAAAACACGGATGAGTAGGTCCGAGTTAGGGCCTACCGGAGGTGAACGATGAAAGGTGCAAGGTTCCTGTTGGTGGCGGCTGTGGCCCTTGGGGTGCCTGCCTTAGCAGCGGTCAAACGTTTTGAGCTGACGGCGCAAAGCAGCGTGTTCCCCGTGGACGAGGGGGTTTACGTAAAGGGGTTTTCCTTTAACGGCATGAGCCCAGGGCCCATGCTGGTGGTGGAAGAGGGCGATACTGTGGAGATAGTTCTCAAGAACGTGGATAGCGTAGCCCACGGGCTCTCCATCCACGCCGCTAACACTCAGACCTCCAAATTCCTGGGCAACGTCCAGCCGGGGGAGGAGCGGGTCTTTCGTTTCACCGCTGACTTCCCGGGGGTCTTCATGTACCACTGCGCCCCGGGTGGGCACGGGATTATGGCCCATACCATGGGTGGCCAGCACGGCATGATTGTGGTGGAGCCGAAGAAGAAGTACCGCCTCGAGGCCGAACTAAAACGCCCGCCTGACCTCAAGCTCTACATTGTCCAGAGCGAGTGGTACGCTTCGGGAAGGGACTTCTTTGATGGCAAGGCCACCTATGTGGTTTTCAACGGGTACAACTTCCGCTACGTTAACGAGCCCATTCCCGTGCGGCCGGGCGACTACGTGCGCATCTACTTCCTTAACGCCGGTCCCAGCCTCACCAGCACCTTCCACGTGGTGGGGGGCGTTTGGGAGTACATCTACTACCAGGGCAACCCAGACAACGTCATGAAAGGCAGCCAGACCGTGCTGGCGGGTCCTTCGGACTCCTGGGTTATTGAGTGGCGGGTGCCTCCGGTGGAAGGGGACTATACCCTGGTAACCCACGTCTTCAATACCGCCATCAAGGGAGCAGTGGGAATATTGCGGGCCAAGAAGGACGCCCCGCGGGTGCGCACGGTGCCGGCGGAGGGGCCGAAGGCCCTCACCGCCATCCCTGCGGACGCGAAGCGGGTGCTGGACCCCTACGGTCTGGGAACCCCTGACCACGAGCACACGGTTCGCTTGCCCCTGGACCCCGCCTTGGCCCAACCCGTGACCGTGGGGGCAAAGGCCCTGGATCCCTTGCCCGTGCGGGTACAGATGGTAGGCAACTCCTTCTATCCCAAGATCTTGGAAATCCCCGTGGGAACCACGGTGGAGTTCGTCAACGAGGACGTCTTTGACCTCTTGGAAGGAGAGCGCACGGGACGGCACGACGCCGTGGTCATCAACGTTCAAGGGCCCGAGCCCTTTGTTACCCCCAAGCTGGGTCACGGGGAGCGGTACCGCATTACCTTTACCCAGCCCGGAGAGTACACCTACATCTGCAGCATCCACCCCTACATGAAGGGGATCATCCGGGTGTACGAACCCGCGCAGCGGGCTGAAACCTCGCAACACCAGCACTAGCCAAAGGTTAGGTCCCCCGGAGGCTACCCTCCGGGGGCTTCTTTCTTGGAAGCTATGCGTCGGGGATCTTTTGTAGCTAGGTTTTCCAGGGACCTTTGCCCTAGGACATCTGTACTACTCGGATATGGGTATCCTAGTTAGCAGAGGTGTGCCATGAAAAAGGCGATGGGCCTGTGGGGTGCGGTTTTGGTGGCGGCCTTGGCTTTGGCCCAGGCTCCGGGAACCTTGGGTCCAGTGGAGCGGGAGCGGGCTTCGCAGATCTACTTTGACCG
Encoded proteins:
- a CDS encoding cbb3-type cytochrome c oxidase subunit I, whose amino-acid sequence is MALPLERTCPATGLKLFGVAETLVRWNAVAAVVFLLLGFLWVIPTTLNRVLGPEVVPPNLYYQATFLHGWNMLIFWILFFEVALLYFAASAILKTPLALPQLAWGGFGLMLGGAVLINYLGMAQPLSFLPFTPYVPLKAPSLFYLAVLLFAVGAILAVLVFFLTLHRAWKTKAYGPSMPLAAFGALTAAILATSTLLSGAIAFIPAFLWSLGLLPSLDPLWWRHTYWGFGHGAQQVNLAAMVTAWYLLALFTVGGTTPSERLSRIAFLLYLLGINLGSAHHLLTEPTGALSSAWTWVNTGYLIHVAVLGSLIHAFSVPAAIERGLRIKGFSQGLFTWLLRAPWGNPGFSALFLSVLLFGLLGGVSGVTMGSYDMNLKWHNTLAVVGHFKGTVVVGTSLAFMGLTYYLLPLLFRRKVVLPRLAAWQPWLFGLGMALLSLAMMRLGVVYGLPRRFGDTFQFGGSPFGFAYPPEASTLLVAMGVGGALSLAGGLLFVLLVVGSLLWGKRLSDEEIRLTYAVRSEEGSVTPKGVYLLALLFLAFFLLYYLYNHYFLSQAWPIGVR
- a CDS encoding YbaN family protein encodes the protein MRLVYLLLGLLFTGLGFLGTVLPVLPATPLFLVAVYLFSRSHPGLERWLLSLPRIGPLLQNYREGRGIPLRTKRLASGLALAAALFGTLSLPHPWVRILVLLLIAYGIYFLWWRIPTLAPQEDPKHQ
- a CDS encoding multicopper oxidase domain-containing protein, whose amino-acid sequence is MKGARFLLVAAVALGVPALAAVKRFELTAQSSVFPVDEGVYVKGFSFNGMSPGPMLVVEEGDTVEIVLKNVDSVAHGLSIHAANTQTSKFLGNVQPGEERVFRFTADFPGVFMYHCAPGGHGIMAHTMGGQHGMIVVEPKKKYRLEAELKRPPDLKLYIVQSEWYASGRDFFDGKATYVVFNGYNFRYVNEPIPVRPGDYVRIYFLNAGPSLTSTFHVVGGVWEYIYYQGNPDNVMKGSQTVLAGPSDSWVIEWRVPPVEGDYTLVTHVFNTAIKGAVGILRAKKDAPRVRTVPAEGPKALTAIPADAKRVLDPYGLGTPDHEHTVRLPLDPALAQPVTVGAKALDPLPVRVQMVGNSFYPKILEIPVGTTVEFVNEDVFDLLEGERTGRHDAVVINVQGPEPFVTPKLGHGERYRITFTQPGEYTYICSIHPYMKGIIRVYEPAQRAETSQHQH